The following proteins are co-located in the Pseudomonas cavernae genome:
- the folK gene encoding 2-amino-4-hydroxy-6-hydroxymethyldihydropteridine diphosphokinase: MERVYIGLGSNLATPLEQLRAALAALAALPQSQLLEVSSFYASDPLGPTDQPRYVNAVAALDTTLAPLQLLDALQAIELDQGRQRKAERWGPRTLDLDILLFGQRLLDEPRLQVPHYHMHARPFVLYPLAEIATDLLLPDGRRLSALLQACPFVGLERL; this comes from the coding sequence ATGGAACGGGTCTACATCGGCCTCGGCAGCAATCTGGCCACTCCCCTCGAACAGCTGCGTGCCGCCCTGGCGGCCCTGGCCGCATTGCCGCAGTCGCAGCTGCTCGAGGTTTCCTCCTTCTATGCCAGCGACCCGCTGGGGCCGACCGACCAGCCGCGCTATGTAAATGCCGTGGCGGCGCTGGATACCACCCTCGCCCCGCTGCAGCTGCTCGACGCCCTGCAAGCCATCGAGCTGGACCAGGGTCGCCAACGCAAGGCCGAACGCTGGGGGCCGCGCACTCTGGACCTGGATATCCTGCTGTTCGGTCAGCGCCTGCTCGACGAGCCGCGCCTGCAGGTGCCGCACTACCACATGCACGCCCGCCCGTTCGTCCTCTACCCGCTGGCGGAGATCGCCACCGACCTGCTGCTCCCCGATGGCCGCCGGCTCAGTGCGCTGCTGCAGGCCTGCCCTTTCGTGGGGCTGGAACGCCTGTAG
- a CDS encoding pyridoxal phosphate-dependent aminotransferase produces the protein MAHPYSARSRAIEPFHVMALLARANQLQAQGHDVIHLEIGEPDFTTAAPIIAAGQAALAAGHTRYTAARGLPALREAISGFYAERYRLRIDPERILITPGGSGALLLAASLLVDPGKHWLLADPGYPCNRHFLRLVEGAAQLVPVGPEVRYQLTADLVERYWDQDSVGALVASPANPTGTLLHRDELASLSAALKARGGHLVVDEIYHGLTYGAEAASVLEVDDDAFVLNSFSKYFGMTGWRLGWLVAPAAAVPELEKLAQNLYISAPSMAQHAALACFEPATLAILEQRREEFERRRDYLLPALRELGFRIAVEPEGAFYLYADIGAFGGDAYAFCQHFIETEHVAFTPGLDFGRYQAGHHVRFAYTQSLPRLQEAVERIARGLQSWRSDAV, from the coding sequence ATGGCCCATCCCTACAGTGCGCGCAGCCGCGCCATCGAACCCTTTCACGTCATGGCCCTGCTGGCCCGCGCCAATCAGTTGCAGGCCCAAGGGCATGACGTCATTCACCTGGAGATCGGCGAACCGGACTTCACCACCGCCGCGCCTATCATCGCCGCCGGTCAGGCTGCCCTGGCCGCCGGGCATACGCGCTATACCGCGGCGCGTGGGCTGCCGGCGCTGCGCGAGGCGATCTCCGGGTTCTATGCCGAACGCTATCGGTTAAGGATAGACCCGGAACGCATTCTGATTACGCCCGGCGGTTCCGGCGCCTTGTTGTTGGCCGCCAGCCTGTTGGTGGACCCCGGCAAGCACTGGCTGCTGGCCGACCCCGGCTATCCCTGCAATCGGCATTTCCTGCGGCTGGTCGAAGGCGCCGCGCAGCTGGTGCCGGTGGGGCCGGAGGTGCGCTATCAGCTGACCGCCGACCTGGTCGAGCGTTACTGGGACCAAGACAGCGTCGGCGCGCTGGTCGCCTCGCCGGCCAACCCGACCGGCACCCTGCTGCACCGCGACGAGCTGGCCAGCCTGTCCGCCGCACTGAAGGCGCGTGGCGGGCACCTGGTGGTGGATGAGATCTACCACGGTCTGACTTACGGCGCTGAGGCGGCCAGCGTGCTGGAGGTGGACGATGACGCCTTCGTGCTGAACAGCTTTTCCAAGTATTTCGGCATGACCGGCTGGCGCCTGGGCTGGCTGGTGGCGCCGGCGGCCGCGGTGCCGGAGCTGGAGAAACTGGCGCAGAACCTCTATATCAGCGCCCCGAGCATGGCCCAACACGCCGCGCTGGCCTGCTTCGAGCCGGCGACCCTGGCGATCCTCGAGCAGCGCCGCGAGGAGTTCGAGCGCCGCCGCGACTATCTGCTGCCGGCCTTGCGCGAGTTGGGTTTCCGCATCGCCGTCGAACCGGAAGGGGCGTTCTACCTGTACGCCGACATCGGTGCCTTCGGCGGCGACGCCTATGCCTTCTGCCAGCATTTCATCGAAACCGAGCATGTGGCGTTCACCCCGGGGCTGGATTTCGGCCGTTACCAGGCCGGCCACCACGTGCGTTTCGCCTACACCCAGAGCCTGCCGCGCCTGCAGGAAGCGGTCGAGCGCATCGCCCGTGGCCTGCAGAGTTGGCGCTCCGATGCAGTTTGA
- a CDS encoding Rieske (2Fe-2S) protein translates to MQLLCAPDALAEGQSRGFLVAGLQLLAVRRHGRVHAYANRCPHRGTPLEWAADQFLEPSGSLIQCARHGALFLIESGDCVAGPCEGQSLRALECREDARGIWIEP, encoded by the coding sequence ATGCAATTGCTCTGCGCCCCGGATGCGCTGGCCGAAGGCCAGAGCCGGGGCTTTCTCGTTGCAGGCTTGCAACTGCTCGCCGTGCGTCGCCATGGCCGGGTGCACGCCTACGCCAATCGCTGCCCGCACCGCGGCACTCCCCTGGAGTGGGCGGCCGACCAGTTCCTCGAGCCCAGCGGCAGCTTGATCCAGTGCGCCCGTCACGGCGCGCTGTTTCTCATCGAGTCCGGCGACTGCGTGGCCGGGCCCTGCGAAGGGCAATCGCTGCGGGCGCTGGAATGCCGGGAAGATGCCAGAGGGATTTGGATCGAGCCGTAG
- the sfsA gene encoding DNA/RNA nuclease SfsA: MQFDPPLEEGRLLRRYKRFLADIETLQGERLTIHCPNTGSMLNCLSEGCRVWFSRSSDPKRKLPGTWELSETPQRRLACVNTARANALVEEALRGGLIAELAGFTALKREVAYGVENSRADFRLDYPGGPAFVEVKSVTLGFDGSPLAAFPDAVTSRGSKHLRELAALAQQGVRAVQLYCVNLSGIDAVRPAAEIDPAYAAALLQAKEAGVEVLAYGAELSPQAIRLVRRLEVCL, from the coding sequence ATGCAGTTTGACCCGCCGCTCGAGGAGGGCCGCCTGCTACGCCGGTACAAGCGCTTTCTCGCCGATATCGAGACCCTTCAGGGCGAGCGGCTGACCATTCATTGCCCGAACACCGGCTCGATGCTCAACTGCCTGAGCGAGGGTTGCCGGGTCTGGTTCAGCCGCTCCAGCGACCCCAAACGCAAGCTGCCGGGCACCTGGGAATTGAGCGAGACGCCGCAGCGGCGACTGGCCTGCGTCAACACCGCGCGGGCCAATGCCCTGGTCGAGGAAGCCTTGCGTGGCGGACTGATCGCCGAGTTAGCCGGCTTCACCGCGCTCAAGCGCGAGGTGGCCTATGGCGTGGAAAACAGCCGGGCGGATTTTCGCCTGGACTATCCCGGCGGGCCGGCCTTCGTCGAAGTGAAGAGCGTCACCCTCGGCTTCGATGGCTCGCCGCTGGCAGCCTTCCCCGATGCGGTGACCAGCCGCGGCAGCAAGCACCTGCGCGAGTTGGCCGCGCTGGCCCAGCAGGGCGTGCGTGCGGTTCAGCTGTATTGCGTCAACCTGTCCGGCATCGACGCGGTGCGCCCGGCCGCGGAGATCGACCCGGCCTATGCGGCGGCCTTGCTGCAGGCCAAGGAGGCGGGGGTGGAGGTACTGGCCTACGGCGCCGAGCTCAGCCCGCAGGCGATCCGCTTGGTTCGCCGGCTCGAGGTCTGTCTGTAG
- a CDS encoding sensor histidine kinase, producing MLTSFSLTQLILISALYLLALFGVAWLSERGLVPRRIISHPLTYTLSLGVYASAWAFYGTVGMAYQYGFGFLASYLGVSGAFLLAPVLLYPILRITRTYQLSSLADLFAFRFRSTWAGALTTLFMLIGVLPLLALQMQAIADSIGILTREPVHARVALSYCGLIILFTILFGARHIATREKHEGLVFALAFESVVKLLALAGIGLYALYHVFGGPQELELWLLQNQSALAALHTPLQEGPWRTLLLVFFASAIVMPHMFHMTFTENLNPRALVSASWGLPLYLLLVSLSVPLILWAGLKLGATTNPEYFTLGVGIAENNQALTLLAYVGGLSASSGLIIVTTLALSGMALNHLVLPLYQPPAEGNIYRWLKWTRRALIIAIIAAGYGFYLLLGAEQDLANLGIVAFVATLQFLPGVLSVLYWPTANRRGFIAGLLTGIGVWMVSMLLPLLGNIQGIYLPLFNLIYVLDDTSWHLAAIGSLAANVLVFTLVSLFSETSSEEQSAAEACAVDNVRRPQRRELLATSPQEFATQLAKPLGAKTAQREVEQALRDLHLPFDENRPYALRRLRDRIEANLSGLMGPNVAQDIVESFLPYKSGSEGYVTEDIHFIESRLEDYHSRLTGLAAELDALRRYHRQTLQELPMGVCSLAKDQEILMWNRAMEELTGIPAQRLVGSRLTTIVEPWKGLLEGFINLPDEHQHKQRLTLDGQTRWFNLHKAAIEEPLAPGNTGLVLLVEDLTDTQMLEDKLVHSERLASIGRLAAGVAHEIGNPITGIACLAQNLREEREGDGELSEISSQIIEQTKRVSRIVQSLMSFAHAGGHQYEEEPVCLADVAQDAIGLLSLNRRSLEIQFYNLCEPEHWVVGDPQRLAQVLINLLSNARDASPPNGAIRVKSEASEHTVDLIVEDEGSGIPKAIMDRLFEPFFTTKDPGKGTGLGLALVYSIVEEHYGQITIDSPADSEQQRGTRIRVTLPRHVEATSAVTRDRRES from the coding sequence ATGCTGACGAGCTTTAGCCTCACCCAGCTGATCCTGATCAGCGCCCTCTATCTGCTTGCCCTGTTCGGCGTCGCCTGGCTCAGCGAACGCGGCCTGGTACCGCGGCGCATCATCTCGCACCCGTTGACCTATACCCTGTCGCTCGGCGTCTATGCCAGCGCCTGGGCCTTCTACGGCACGGTGGGGATGGCCTATCAGTACGGCTTCGGCTTCCTCGCCAGCTACCTCGGCGTGTCCGGCGCCTTCCTGCTGGCACCGGTGCTGCTCTACCCGATCCTGCGCATCACCCGCACCTATCAGCTGTCGTCGCTGGCCGACCTGTTCGCCTTTCGCTTTCGCAGCACCTGGGCCGGCGCCCTGACCACCCTGTTCATGCTGATCGGCGTGCTGCCGCTGCTGGCCCTGCAGATGCAGGCGATCGCCGACTCGATCGGCATCCTCACCCGCGAACCGGTGCATGCGCGGGTGGCGTTGAGCTACTGCGGGCTGATCATCCTCTTCACCATCCTCTTCGGTGCCCGCCACATCGCCACCCGCGAGAAGCACGAAGGCCTGGTGTTCGCCCTCGCCTTCGAGTCGGTGGTCAAGCTGCTGGCACTCGCCGGCATCGGTCTCTACGCGCTTTACCATGTGTTCGGTGGGCCGCAGGAACTGGAGCTGTGGCTGCTGCAAAACCAAAGCGCCCTCGCCGCCCTGCATACGCCATTGCAGGAAGGCCCGTGGCGCACCCTGCTACTGGTGTTCTTCGCCTCGGCGATTGTCATGCCACACATGTTCCATATGACTTTCACCGAAAACCTCAACCCGCGCGCGCTGGTCAGCGCCAGCTGGGGCCTGCCGCTGTATCTGCTGCTGGTCAGCCTGTCGGTGCCGCTGATCCTCTGGGCCGGTCTGAAGCTCGGCGCCACCACCAACCCGGAGTACTTCACCCTCGGCGTCGGGATCGCCGAAAACAACCAGGCGCTGACCCTGCTGGCCTACGTCGGCGGCCTCTCGGCCTCCAGCGGCCTGATCATCGTCACCACCCTGGCGCTGTCCGGCATGGCCCTCAACCACCTGGTCCTGCCGCTGTATCAGCCGCCGGCCGAGGGCAACATCTACCGCTGGCTGAAGTGGACGCGGCGCGCCCTGATCATCGCCATCATCGCCGCCGGCTATGGCTTCTATCTATTGCTCGGCGCCGAACAGGACCTGGCCAACCTCGGCATCGTCGCCTTCGTCGCCACCCTGCAGTTCCTCCCCGGCGTGCTCTCCGTGCTGTACTGGCCGACCGCCAACCGTCGCGGCTTCATCGCCGGCCTGCTAACCGGCATCGGCGTGTGGATGGTGAGCATGCTGCTGCCGCTGCTGGGCAACATCCAGGGCATCTACCTGCCGCTGTTCAACCTCATCTACGTGCTCGACGACACCAGCTGGCACCTCGCCGCGATCGGTTCACTGGCCGCCAACGTCCTGGTGTTCACCCTGGTGTCACTGTTCAGCGAGACCAGCAGCGAGGAACAGAGCGCCGCCGAAGCCTGCGCCGTGGACAATGTGCGCCGCCCACAACGCCGCGAACTGCTGGCCACCTCGCCGCAGGAGTTCGCCACCCAGCTGGCCAAGCCGCTCGGCGCCAAGACCGCCCAGCGCGAAGTGGAACAGGCGCTGCGCGACCTGCACCTACCGTTCGACGAAAACCGCCCCTACGCCCTGCGCCGCCTGCGCGACCGCATCGAGGCCAACCTCTCCGGCCTGATGGGCCCCAACGTGGCGCAGGACATCGTCGAGTCGTTCCTGCCCTACAAGTCCGGCAGCGAAGGCTACGTCACCGAGGATATCCACTTCATCGAGAGCCGCCTGGAGGATTACCACTCGCGCCTCACCGGCTTGGCCGCCGAACTCGATGCCTTGCGCCGCTACCACCGCCAGACCCTGCAGGAACTGCCGATGGGCGTGTGCTCGCTGGCCAAGGATCAGGAAATCCTCATGTGGAACCGGGCCATGGAAGAGCTCACCGGCATCCCCGCGCAACGCCTGGTCGGCTCGCGCCTGACCACCATCGTCGAACCCTGGAAAGGCCTGCTGGAAGGCTTCATCAACCTGCCCGACGAGCACCAGCACAAGCAGCGCCTGACGCTCGACGGCCAGACCCGTTGGTTCAACCTGCACAAGGCCGCCATCGAAGAGCCGCTGGCACCCGGCAACACCGGCCTGGTGCTGCTGGTCGAGGACCTCACCGACACGCAGATGCTGGAAGACAAGCTGGTGCACTCCGAGCGTCTGGCCAGCATCGGTCGACTGGCCGCCGGGGTGGCCCACGAGATCGGCAACCCGATCACCGGCATCGCCTGCCTGGCGCAGAACCTGCGCGAAGAGCGCGAAGGCGACGGCGAGCTGAGCGAGATCAGCAGCCAAATCATCGAACAGACCAAACGCGTATCGCGCATCGTCCAGTCGCTGATGAGCTTCGCCCACGCCGGCGGCCACCAATACGAAGAAGAGCCGGTGTGCCTGGCCGATGTCGCCCAGGACGCCATCGGCCTGCTGTCGCTCAACCGCCGCAGCCTCGAGATCCAGTTCTACAACCTGTGCGAGCCTGAGCACTGGGTCGTCGGCGATCCGCAGCGCCTAGCCCAGGTGCTGATCAACCTGCTGTCGAATGCTCGCGACGCCTCACCGCCAAATGGCGCTATTCGGGTCAAGAGCGAGGCTTCCGAGCACACCGTCGACCTGATCGTCGAGGACGAGGGCAGCGGCATTCCGAAAGCCATCATGGATCGCCTATTCGAGCCCTTCTTCACCACCAAGGACCCGGGCAAGGGCACCGGGCTGGGGCTTGCACTGGTCTATTCGATCGTGGAAGAGCATTATGGCCAGATCACCATCGACAGCCCGGCCGATTCCGAGCAGCAGCGCGGCACCCGCATCCGGGTAACTTTGCCTCGCCATGTCGAAGCGACGTCCGCAGTGACCAGAGACCGTCGAGAGAGCTGA
- the gluQRS gene encoding tRNA glutamyl-Q(34) synthetase GluQRS: MTSSAYIGRFAPTPSGFLHFGSLVAALASYLDARACGGRWLLRMEDLDPPREAPGSQDAILRTLEAYGFEWDGEMVRQSERHAAYDAIIERLLQHGLAYACTCSRKQLEGNHGIYPGTCRNLQHATHDAAIRLRVPELEYHFVDRVQGKFRQQLGREVGDFVIHRRDGLYAYQLAVVLDDAWQGVTDVVRGADLLDSTPRQLYLQELLGLAQPRYLHVPLIIQPDGHKLGKSYRSPPLPADQAGPLLLRALHTLGQQPSAELDNCSAQELLAWAIAHWDATLIPRSRTLAEAQLR, from the coding sequence ATGACTTCCTCAGCCTATATCGGGCGCTTCGCCCCCACCCCTAGCGGTTTCCTGCACTTCGGCTCGCTGGTCGCGGCACTGGCCTCCTACCTGGATGCCCGCGCCTGTGGCGGCCGCTGGCTACTGCGCATGGAAGATCTCGACCCGCCGCGCGAAGCGCCTGGCTCGCAGGACGCCATTCTCCGGACGCTGGAAGCCTACGGCTTCGAGTGGGACGGTGAGATGGTGCGCCAGAGCGAACGTCATGCCGCCTACGACGCAATCATCGAGCGCTTGCTGCAACACGGCCTGGCCTACGCCTGCACCTGCTCGCGCAAGCAGCTGGAAGGCAACCACGGCATCTACCCGGGCACCTGCCGCAACCTGCAACACGCCACCCACGACGCCGCGATCCGTCTGCGCGTGCCGGAGCTGGAGTACCACTTCGTCGACCGCGTGCAAGGCAAATTCCGCCAGCAGCTCGGCCGCGAGGTCGGCGATTTCGTCATCCACCGCCGCGACGGCCTGTATGCCTACCAGTTGGCCGTGGTGCTCGACGATGCCTGGCAAGGGGTGACCGATGTGGTGCGCGGCGCCGACCTGCTCGATTCCACCCCGCGCCAGCTGTACCTGCAGGAGCTGCTCGGCCTGGCGCAGCCACGCTACCTGCACGTGCCGCTGATCATCCAGCCGGACGGCCACAAGCTCGGCAAATCCTACCGCTCGCCGCCCTTGCCCGCCGATCAGGCCGGCCCGCTGCTGCTGCGCGCGCTACACACGCTCGGCCAACAGCCGTCGGCCGAACTCGACAACTGTTCCGCCCAGGAGCTGCTGGCCTGGGCCATCGCTCACTGGGACGCCACGCTGATCCCGCGCAGCCGCACCCTGGCCGAAGCGCAGCTGCGCTAG
- the dksA gene encoding RNA polymerase-binding protein DksA: MPIKAKEKSSHLTRGFVPYKETKGEEYMSDAMRAHFTDILTKWKLELMQEVDRTVHHMQDEAANFPDPADRASQEEEFSLELRARDRERKLIKKIDETLQLIEDNEYGWCDSCGVEIGIRRLEARPTATLCIDCKTLAEIKEKQVGS; this comes from the coding sequence ATGCCCATCAAAGCAAAAGAAAAGAGCAGTCATCTGACTCGCGGCTTTGTGCCCTACAAAGAGACCAAGGGTGAGGAATACATGAGCGACGCCATGCGCGCTCACTTCACCGACATTCTCACCAAGTGGAAACTGGAGCTGATGCAGGAGGTCGACCGGACCGTGCATCACATGCAGGACGAAGCCGCGAACTTCCCTGACCCCGCCGACCGCGCCAGCCAGGAAGAAGAATTCAGCTTGGAACTGCGGGCCCGCGATCGTGAGCGCAAGCTGATCAAGAAGATCGACGAAACCCTGCAACTGATCGAAGACAACGAGTACGGCTGGTGTGATTCCTGCGGCGTCGAAATCGGCATCCGCCGCCTGGAAGCCCGCCCCACCGCCACCCTGTGCATCGACTGCAAGACCTTGGCGGAAATCAAGGAAAAACAGGTCGGATCCTGA
- a CDS encoding sigma-54-dependent transcriptional regulator: MPHILIVEDETIIRSALRRLLERNQYEVSEAGSVQEAQERFSITGFDLIVSDLRLPGAPGTELIKLGQGTPVLIMTSYASLRSAVDSMKMGAVDYIAKPFDHDEMLQAVARILRERQESLSVPANERGNAAPSASRGNGKTPESSQGEIGIIGSCPPMLELYSKIRKVAPTDSTVLIQGESGTGKELVARALHNLSRRAKAPLISVNCAAIPETLIESELFGHEKGAFTGASAGRTGLVEAADGGTLFLDEIGELPLEAQARLLRVLQEGEIRRVGSVQSQKVDVRLIAATHRDLKSLAKVGQFREDLYYRLHVIALKLPPLRERGSDVNEIAKLFLARQATQMGRGEMRFAHDAEQAIRHYSWPGNVRELENAIERAVILCESAEISAELLGIDIELDDLEDEDFSLPAPSHTGSNANEPTEDLSLEDYFQHFVLEHQDHMTETELARKLGISRKCLWERRQRLGIPRRKTGTAVDN, translated from the coding sequence ATGCCACATATTCTGATCGTCGAAGACGAAACCATCATCCGCTCGGCGCTGCGCCGCCTGTTGGAGCGCAACCAGTACGAAGTCAGCGAAGCCGGCTCGGTACAGGAAGCCCAGGAGCGCTTCAGCATTACCGGTTTCGACCTGATCGTCAGCGACCTGCGCCTGCCCGGCGCTCCCGGTACCGAACTGATCAAGCTCGGCCAGGGCACGCCGGTGCTGATCATGACCAGCTACGCCAGCCTGCGTTCGGCGGTGGACTCGATGAAGATGGGCGCCGTCGACTACATCGCCAAACCCTTCGACCACGACGAAATGCTCCAGGCCGTGGCGCGCATCTTGCGCGAACGTCAGGAAAGCCTGAGCGTACCGGCGAACGAGCGCGGCAACGCCGCCCCTTCCGCCAGCCGCGGCAACGGCAAGACACCAGAAAGCAGCCAGGGTGAGATCGGCATCATCGGTTCCTGCCCACCCATGCTAGAGCTGTACAGCAAGATCCGCAAAGTCGCCCCCACCGACTCAACCGTGCTAATTCAGGGCGAGTCCGGCACCGGCAAGGAGCTAGTCGCGCGCGCGCTGCACAACCTGTCCCGGCGTGCCAAGGCACCGCTGATCTCGGTGAACTGCGCGGCGATCCCGGAAACCCTGATCGAGTCCGAACTGTTCGGCCATGAGAAGGGTGCCTTCACCGGCGCCAGCGCCGGCCGCACCGGTCTGGTAGAAGCCGCCGACGGTGGCACCCTGTTCCTCGACGAGATCGGCGAACTGCCGCTGGAAGCCCAGGCCCGCCTGTTGCGCGTCCTGCAGGAAGGCGAGATCCGCAGAGTCGGCTCGGTGCAGTCGCAGAAAGTCGACGTGCGCCTGATCGCCGCCACCCACCGCGATCTCAAGAGCCTCGCCAAGGTCGGCCAGTTCCGCGAAGACCTGTATTACCGCCTGCACGTGATCGCCCTGAAACTGCCGCCGCTGCGCGAGCGCGGCAGTGACGTCAACGAAATCGCCAAGCTGTTCCTGGCCCGTCAGGCCACGCAGATGGGCCGCGGCGAGATGCGCTTCGCCCATGACGCCGAACAGGCCATCCGCCACTATTCGTGGCCGGGTAACGTGCGCGAGCTGGAGAACGCCATCGAGCGCGCGGTGATCCTTTGCGAGAGCGCGGAGATTTCCGCCGAGCTGCTGGGCATCGATATCGAACTGGACGACTTGGAAGACGAGGACTTCAGCCTCCCGGCGCCCAGCCACACCGGCAGCAACGCCAACGAACCCACCGAGGACCTGTCGCTGGAGGACTACTTCCAGCATTTCGTTCTCGAGCACCAAGATCACATGACCGAGACCGAACTGGCACGCAAGCTGGGGATCAGCCGCAAGTGCCTGTGGGAACGCCGCCAACGCCTGGGCATCCCGCGGCGCAAGACCGGCACCGCCGTCGACAACTGA
- a CDS encoding polynucleotide adenylyltransferase PcnB — translation MLKKLFQSLRSPLRRAKHTRSTPEVLSNRQHPLRRGQNISRHATSVVERLQHAGYQAYLVGGCVRDLLLDLEPKDFDVATSATPEQVRAEFRNARVIGRRFKLVHVHFGREIIEVATFRAGHPQGDEDENSHLAARNESGRILRDNVYGSLEEDAQRRDFTINALYFDVTGERILDYARGVHDIRNRLIRLIGDPEQRYLEDPVRMLRAVRFAAKLGFEIEKHSAAPIVKLAPMLRDIPAARLFDEVLKLFLAGYAERTFELLLHYGLFAPLFPASAAALKHNPGYTERLIRQALANTDLRIQQGKPVTPAFLFAALLWPALPARAAQLQARGLAPIPAVQEAAHELISEQCQRIAVPKRFTMPIREIWDMQERLPRRSGKRADLLLENPRFRAGYDFLLLRESAGDDTGGLGDWWTDYQDASDSERRRMIRDLTSSPSDSSGAPRKRRRGGSRRRRGGDGTGTPAGE, via the coding sequence ATGCTGAAAAAGCTGTTCCAGTCTTTGCGTTCTCCCCTGCGCCGCGCCAAACACACGCGTAGCACCCCCGAAGTGCTGAGCAACCGCCAGCATCCGCTGCGTCGCGGCCAGAACATCAGCCGTCATGCGACCAGCGTCGTCGAGCGCCTGCAGCATGCCGGCTATCAGGCTTATCTGGTTGGCGGCTGCGTGCGTGATCTGCTGCTGGATCTCGAGCCCAAGGATTTCGACGTGGCCACCAGCGCCACCCCCGAGCAGGTGCGTGCCGAGTTCCGCAACGCACGCGTGATTGGCCGCCGCTTCAAGCTGGTGCATGTGCATTTCGGCCGCGAAATCATCGAGGTCGCGACGTTCCGCGCCGGCCACCCGCAAGGTGACGAAGACGAGAACAGCCACCTGGCCGCCCGCAACGAAAGCGGCAGGATTTTGCGCGACAACGTTTACGGCAGCCTGGAAGAGGACGCCCAGCGCCGCGACTTCACTATCAATGCCCTGTATTTCGATGTCACCGGCGAGCGCATCCTCGACTATGCCCGCGGCGTCCATGACATCCGCAACCGTTTGATCCGCCTGATCGGCGACCCTGAACAGCGCTACCTGGAAGATCCGGTGCGGATGCTCCGCGCCGTGCGTTTCGCTGCCAAGTTGGGCTTCGAGATCGAGAAGCACAGCGCCGCCCCGATTGTGAAACTGGCGCCGATGCTGCGTGACATTCCCGCGGCGCGACTGTTCGACGAAGTGCTTAAGCTGTTCCTCGCCGGTTACGCCGAACGCACCTTCGAACTGCTGCTTCACTACGGGCTGTTCGCCCCGCTGTTCCCGGCCAGCGCCGCTGCCCTCAAGCACAACCCGGGATACACCGAGCGGCTGATCCGCCAGGCCCTGGCCAACACTGACCTGCGCATCCAGCAAGGCAAGCCGGTGACCCCGGCCTTCCTGTTTGCCGCCCTGCTCTGGCCAGCCTTGCCGGCCCGCGCCGCGCAACTGCAAGCGCGTGGCCTGGCGCCGATTCCGGCCGTGCAGGAAGCGGCGCACGAGCTGATCAGCGAGCAGTGCCAGCGCATCGCCGTGCCCAAGCGCTTCACCATGCCGATCCGCGAGATCTGGGACATGCAGGAACGCCTGCCGCGGCGTAGCGGCAAGCGCGCCGACCTGCTGCTGGAAAACCCGCGTTTCCGCGCCGGTTACGATTTCCTCCTGCTGCGTGAAAGCGCCGGCGACGACACCGGTGGCCTGGGCGACTGGTGGACCGATTATCAGGACGCCAGTGACAGCGAACGTCGACGCATGATTCGCGACCTCACCAGCAGCCCCAGCGACAGCAGTGGCGCGCCACGCAAGCGCCGCCGTGGCGGCAGCCGCCGTCGCCGCGGCGGTGACGGCACCGGTACGCCGGCAGGCGAATAA